In the genome of Solirubrobacterales bacterium, the window GGTACTCGGCCAGGCTCTGAGCCTGATCGATCGTGAACCCGCCGGAGATCTGCGCACCCTGACGCCCGTCGATCCCGTCCGGGTTGTCGAAGAAGTTGATGATCGGCTTCGAGACGACCTGGCCGTCGAGGATGATCGCGAAGTTGCCGGAAAGCGGGGCTGCCTGGTCGGATGAAGTGACGCCGCCAATCGCGCGCGCCTGTCCTTCCTGGGCGATGGTCCGGGTGATGTCCTGGAACGCCTTGCGCCCCTCGCCCGTGAACTCGAAGGTCACGTTGGGCTGGTTGAACTCGTCCAGGCTCTGCTGCGGATCCTTGATCTCCGACCCGGAGAGGGCGGCATCGTCCTTGACCACGAAATAGCCGGCCTGCGACTGGTCGTCGATCGTCCGGCCGTCCGCGTCGGTGGGCAGTTCGTCGACGACGATCGTGCCCTGCGGGACCTTCTTGACGATCCCCTTGTGCGGGATCGGACGGCCCTGGTCGTTGAAGTAGAGGTCTTCCTTGGCGGTGACAGGCCCCGAGATCAACTCATGGGTCTTCTCGTTGAACAGGTAGTACTTGTCACCGGAGGTGCAGTTCTCGCAATTGTCGTTCCGCGGCTGCTTCGAAGCGAGATTGACCGCGTCCCACACCGTCGGCTCGGCGCCCTGGTTGATCCAGGTCCGGTTGAAATCCTCGGTCGGCGGACGGCCGGCCTTGATCCAGGCCTTGCGTACGTCCTTCAGAACCTGTTCCTGATCTGCTCCGGTCCCGACCAGGCTGAGGTCGCGGGCCGGTCCGATCAGGTTGTCCTGCCAGTTGTAAAAGTAGAGGCGAGCCGGTTTGGTCGCACATTCGGTTGCGGTACCGACGTTGGTGGCTCCCGGAATGCCGACCGAAATCTGGTCGGCGCCGAGACGGGAGACCTCGATCTCGGAGACGCCGAGCTTGTCGCAGCCCGAGCGGATGATGTCCACCGAGCGGTCCATCGCATCGGATGTGACTTCCTTGACCTGCGGGGTCGGACGGCCCTGCAGGGTCAGCTCGATGCCTCCCTGGAGGTCGAGTCCCAACTGCGTCGGCTTCTTCAGGCAGACGACCGCCGAAACGATCACCAGACCGAGCACAAACAGCAGCACGAATATGTTGCGGCGCCTGCCTCCCATTCGAGCGGAAGCTTACCCTTCTGGCGTCAAGACGATCATCAGGCCCCCGTCGTCGTCATAGGCGGGGAAGACATCGGCGATCGCCTGGGCGGCGGATTCCTTCTCGGAGCGCACTTCTACGCGCTTTCCGAGCGAGCGGACGCCCCATTCGAGCGAGGTCTCGATCGGGTCAGTCTCGCCGTCACCGTTGGTGTCGGCTTCGGGGCCGCCGTCTCCGGCATCGATCCATTCGAGGCCGAGCACGTCGCG includes:
- a CDS encoding PAS domain-containing protein, whose protein sequence is MFELLDDYYPAPNAAFFVCDQEGRVIDAGRGSFELTGLTDEDVIGRPVRDVLGLEWIDAGDGGPEADTNGDGETDPIETSLEWGVRSLGKRVEVRSEKESAAQAIADVFPAYDDDGGLMIVLTPEG